The sequence below is a genomic window from Terriglobales bacterium.
CGCTGAAGTTAACGTAGATCGGATTCAATGACTGAAGGGGGACGATTGCACTACCGGCAGCCAGATATTGCCCGAGATTCGCCTGGCGGATGCCCAGGACCCCCGAGAATGGCGCCCGGATGGTCTTCCGCTCGATGGTCGCACGGATCTCGCCAACATTTGCTTCGGTCTGCTTCTGGTCTGCCATTGCCTTGTCGTAATCCTGTTTGGAGATAACGCCTTGTCTTTGCAGTTCTTCATAACGGGCGTAGTTGATCTTGGCCAGATCGCGCTGCGCCTCCACGGCTGCTAACTGGGCGCGCTCCTGCCGCGTGTCGAGCTGTACGAGGATCTCTCCCTGTTGCACCGGCCTGCCGGAATCGAAGTTGATTTTGTCGACCGTGCCAGGCAGGTCCGCGCTCACCGTGACTCCATGGATGGCAACCATCGTTCCCACTACGCTCAGCGTTGTCGGCCACGTCTCCTGCCGAGCGACAACGGTCGTGATCGCTGTTGGAGGTGGCTGGAATGAGTTAGCCTTCACCGCCGCTTGAATTTGTCGTGTCTTAAAATAGCCGAGAGCAGCGATAACCACCACTGCCACACCCAACGTCAGAAAGATCCGTTTCGCCATAATCTCCTCTTACTTCTATATGTAAAACAATTATTGAAATACCGGCAAGTAGCAGCCTCGTCCCAATCACGATCCCCGAAGGACATCTTGTGCAGAACGCGCGACGGTCGCAGCAAATTCGGCGATCGTCGCTGGCGCTCCAGAACCGGTCGTGACGTGATTCCTGTCGGCCGGTACCAAGCGCTTTGTTAAACTCCTGCGGCACATGCCTTTACAGAGTTAAATCATCTGATTTCCTGAACCGGCAGAAGGATGCAAAATCTGTTTGAGCTGGGAGGTGGTACCGTTCTCCGCTGTCATGAATTGTCATATCTAACATTACGATCTCCTGGACGCATTCCTGAACGACCCACCTTTGAGGGCTGGATCCGACCAGATAAACGTCCGCTCTACTTGTACGACGGATGAGAAACAGAAATATCGACAAATTTAGAAGTTTTATTTTAATTTTAATTTTAGGGAGGCTGGAAACATGAGGGAATACGCAGGAGTCCTTAAAGTATTGTTAATCGTAAATGTTGTCTCTAGGGCCGCAAATATCGGGCTTTCGGATTCGCCGGGGAGACATCAATGCCTCAAGCGCCGGAGCCGCATGAAGCCGTAGGTCAATGGCTTTAGAGTTTGCGGAAAAACTCTCTATAAGCGTGAAGACGTGTCCGGGCACGGCATACCGAGTCGAGGAACAGACAGAATGGTGGGCTTCTGAGTCTGTTCCGCCAGAAGCAAATGGAACGAAGAGGGGCGAGGAATGCGCCCCTCTTCGTTTTTTGCCCTAGAAGTACAGCTTTGCGCCGACCTGAATGACGCGCGTCTGAAAGATCCCATTGACTCCATTGCCGATCTTGCCGAAATTTGGAGTACCGACCTTAAGATTGGGCGATGCTCCGACCACGCTTTGGTTGGCCGAGGCGGAGATGAAGGTGGGATTGAAATGATTAAAGAGGTTGAAGATATCTCCGCGAACCTCGAAGCGCCGCGACTCTTGAAAACGGAACTGCTTGTTCACCGAGAAGTCGACGTTTTCCGAACCAGGCATGCGAATTGCGTCTGTGCGCGGCGAAGTTCCAAAGCGGCCGTTCGCTGGCGCGGCAAATGCACTGGTATTAAACCAGTGCTGGAAGGTCCGCCCGCTCGACAAATTGCCGTTCTGGCCGGGAAGAAGGTCCGCTCGTGAACTGAGCCCGGTTCCCGTGGTGTCCTGTCCAAAATCGATCATGGTTGGGAAACCACTCTGCAACGATACGATGGTGCCGAGTTGCCATCCTCCTAACAAAGAGCCTGTGATTCCCGAAGTGTGCCTGAAGAAAGGCAAATCGTAGATGACGGTCTCAACAAAACGGTGGGTCTGGTCGAAACCAGATACGGACCGATCTGCCCGCAAATTGAAATTGTCTTGCGGAGCGCCAATAAAGAAGCCACCACCAACGGCACCCCCGATGTCGCTAGGACCGGAGATCGTCTTGGAGTACGTGTATGCAGTCAGGAACAACAACCCGTGAGACGTGCGTCTTTCCAGCTTCACCTGCAGAGCGTGATAGATCGAGTTGCCGATGGACATCTCACCCTGCACCGGCCGCAAGAAACTCTGGTTTGGACGGCGAGTATTTACCGGAGCAGGGGGCGGCACACTCTTCGGATTTACCAGTTGGATCGGCCGATTGATATCGGGCAGGGTTACGTCAAGCCGCGTTCCCTTCGATCCTACATAGCCGACATCCACCAGAATGTTGCCGGGAATCTTATGCTGCAGGTCCAGGTTCCACTGCTGGACGTAACTGGACTTCAAATGCGGGTCAACGCTTGGCGCGAAGGGAAAGGGACCCAGGGTACTGGCAACCTGGTCAAAACGATCGCTGAAGAGAACTTTACCCGTTGGTGTAGGGCTTCCGGTGATGTTGACCCCTGTCGCCTGAAAGCCTTCTACCATGCTGAAGAAGATATTAGAGATATCGGGAGTGTAGTAGATTCCGTAGCCAGCACGTATTACAAAGTCTTTCCCCAAAAAGCCGCCAGGTTGCCAGGCGACGCCAATTCGTGGGCCAAAGTTTTTTCGATCAGGCGCGATCAAAGCGCGGCCAAACGGTGAGGGCAATGAATTTGCCGTCCCATGGGGAGTAAACGCCACCGCTGTCGGCGATAGCGACAAACCGGTCTGCTGAACGTTCACATACCGGTCGTGGGCTTCAGTGTAAGGCTGGAAATAATCATAGCGCAGGCCGAGGTTCACCGTGAGTTGTGGTAAAACCTTCCACTGATCGTTCACGAAATAAGCCTGCCAGTAGTCGCTCAGATCGGTGGAGGTGTGCACCGGGTTAAGGATGGCCTGTCGCACATAGCCCAGCATGAAATCAGCCAACGCTGATCCGGTATAGCTTCCATCGAACCTGAACTGTCCTCGTGGCGTCCTGGCTTGCTCAAAAGTGACGTTCCGGCGATCAATCTCGGCGCCAAACTTCAGAAGGTGGGCGCCGCGTTGCCAGGAGAATGTGTCGCCGAATTGATAAATTGTATTGGACCTGTCCCGCGGCCCGATCTGCCGCTGCAGGTTGTAGGTATCCCATGTACCGGCTGAGCCACCACCACTAATAGTGATGTCGGGAGGGCCAAAGTTAGCCGGAAGTGCTGAAACACCTGCCAACCCCATCTTGTTGGCCACGTCGAAATTGGGATCATTGGTGGTGGCGAAGATTTCGTGCTCGGCAAACCGGTTCCAGCCAAAGCGTGCCTCGTTGATCAAGGCTGGCGCGAAAGTATGCACGTAGCTGAAGGCGACATTCTGGTCTCGTCCCAGATTGTTCCGCGTGTCGTGTCCCCAAACGGGCAAGCTGGCCTCAAAGGTGTCATTGAAAAGATATCTACCGTAGACAATATCTTTAGGGGAAAAAGCGCGGTCAATTCGTGCATCGTAGTTGTTCTGATAGGGACTGGATTTTCCCCGCGGTGTATTGTAATCGCTGACAAGAACTCCGTTGGTGACCACGGACGCATTCGGGAGTGGTTCAAAAGCCAGGAACGCGAGCGCCTGAGGGCTCAGCGGGCACGTGATCTTGTTGGCCGTAATGCAGCCGTTGAGCTTATCCTTCAAAACCACCGGGTTACCCTGCGAATCCGTAAAGCCGGTAAAATCGCCGGCTCGTTGCGCAACAGTGGGAACAAGTTTTGTCTCGGGCACCGATCCCTGAACTAGCCGTCCTGATTCCCAGTTGAAGAAAAAGAAGGTCTTACCTCGGCCGTCATACAGCTTGGGCAGATACACGGGACCACCCACGTTGATTCCAAATTGATTGCGGTTCAGCCGCGGCGGCTTGCTGTCAACGTGCGCGAGCGCATCGTAGGTTTGGCTGAATGCATCGTTGCGATTGAACTCCCAAAGTGTGCCGTGGAAGTGTTCACCACCACTCTTGGTAACGATGCTAACCTGGCCGCCCGGAGCGCCCCCGGATTCGGCGGAGTAGGTGCTGGTTTCGACTTTGAACTCCGCCAGGGAATCGATCGAAGGCGAAAAAGGATAGGTCATGGCGTCGTAGTCCATTAGTTCCACGCCATCAATGTAAAAACGGTTCGCCGTGTCCCTTGAGCCATTCGCCGACATGCCGATGGCGCCACCAGGATCATTCTGTCCCAAAGACCCTCGTCCTCTACGTACCGTGATCGATCCCGGCGTACCCGCCTGCACGCCCGGAGTGAGCTGCGCCAACTGCACAAAGTTACGTCCATTCAAGGGCAACTCGAGAACTTTGGCAGAGTCAATCACCGTGCCCATGGTTGAGGATTCGGTGTTCAACAACGGGGCGCCGGATTCTACCGTAATGGTCTGTGCAACCGACCCAGGGGAGAGAGTAAAGTTGATCGCCACCACATCCTGTACATGCAAAACCACATCGGGCTTGATGCTTGTACTGAAGCCTTGCTTCGAGACCTCGATGTGATAGTTCCCCGGTTTTAGATTTACCAGAAGGTAGATCCCTTCACCATTGGTCGTACCAGGATATCGGACGTTCGTCTCGGTGCTGATGGCTACGACCTGGGCTCCGGTGACGACTGCACCTGAGTTGTCAACAACGTGGCCAGTAAGGGTTGCGCTTGTAGTTTGCCCCCAGGCAATAGTGCACGCACTGAGGATCAATACACTTAGGACTAATAGAAGTATTCGACGTCGCATTGAGCTCTCCTTGTGAATTAGGGAAAATCGACAACCTACCCAGGCGTACGCTCAAAACGTGTCATTTTAAAATCGCTGCGGCGTACACCTTGCAAGACAACCTAAATGCCTTATACCTCCAGGTAAAACATCATACCTCTAGGTGAAAAGGCGACCCATGGTATCGCCAACATCCAGTGGTGTCAAGGAGAGGGCCGGCGGTTTCACCCACAACCTCAAAGTTGTCAGCTCGCGAGGATTGGCACGTTGCATAACGATAAATTGGTGGAGGCGGCGGGAGTTGAACTTGAGGGCACTTAGCAGGCGTGAATGAATCGGGAGTCTGCTGCCGAAATCCTGAGCGAAGTCGAAAGACCCCACGGTCCGCAAGCGGGACGGATTGCTGAGATGTGAAATATGGTGGAGGCGGCGGGAGTTGAACTTGTTGCGATGTTTCTCCTTCCTCAAGTGTATCTCAAGAGTTCAGTCTCACTGAATTCCGAGTCCTGAAAAGGTCGCTGCAGCGCCTCACGCTACGAGAGGCGGCGGTAAGCGTTCGATCAGCAGAACCGGACGCTTACCGCTGCGTTCCACTCTAATCCATTGAAAACATATCTATTCTATGTACCCCATTTGCAAAAATCTGCAAATGAGTCCAAGACTCTCAGTCGAAAGAAAACCAATTGAAGTTCCCAACCGACCCGGAAGAGCCAGGACCATCCATGATCAGTTGCAGCACCTGGACACCGCCAGGTAAATGCACATCAGGTACATCGATAGTCTGCCAGTTCTGAAATCCTCCGGTTGTGGGCAGTGCGATTGGGCCGCTGATATCGCGGCCGTTCAAAGCGAAGTGGAAAGTTCCGCCTGAAGGCTGTGAAGCTACGCGAACGTGCAGCGTATACGTGCCAGGAGCAGCAACATTGACCGTATAGTTCAGCCATTCACTGGTGGAAGTGAACCCAACGTCGAAGCCGCCGTCGACATCGCTGGTTGTCTCGATGCCGATTCTCTCCGCAGGACGATACTTTCCGCCCTGATTGGTCGTTGCTTCGTTGTAGTACGCGACATTTTGCCCCCCAATATCAAAGTTCTCCGCCTCGATCTTGCCGGGAATGGCTGCGGGGGGGCCAAGGAACGGCGTGGATGCGCCAGCAATCACCGGCTCCACGTCGATCCAGTTGAAGTTTCCCATGCCGCCGCGATTTGCTTTGCTATCGAACACAATCATGAGAATATGTTCTCCAGCGCTGAGACGCACAACCGGCGAAGTAATAGTGACCCATTTTTGAAATCCGCCAGTGTTGGGAACATGCATTACTCCAGTTGCACGGACACGAACTGCATCATCTCGTCTATGACCCTCGTCGTCGCGATCACGGTCCTCGTCATCCCGATCACCGCGATCTACGTCAAAATCATTTTCCGCGTCGTTGTCCACTTCTACATGGAACAGTCCGCCGGAGCCTTGCGAGGCCACTCGAGCGGCTACCGTGTAGAGTCCTGAGGTGGCAACGTTGACGGAGTAGCGCATCCAGCCGCCAGGCTGGGTGAATCCAACGTCAAAACCTCCTCCGGTATCGGACGAATTTTCTATATCTACGGCTTCAATCGGGCGATAGGTCCCGCCCTCAATGTCATTAAAAAAATCAATGTCATGATAAGCGATCCCTTCACCACCGATATCGAAGTTCTCTGCCTCCACGCGGCCTGGGATTGGCCAGAATGTGCTACCGAACGGGGATTCTTGCGGACCTACTTTTAATTGCACGACCGCGGAACGAAACACTGCATGATGACTTGCTGTAATCGTAATGGGATAGGTCCCTGGAAACGTGCTTTGGGATGTCCGGATTCTTAAAACAGGTTCGCTTCCATCTTCGTCATCATCTTCAAAACGAGCGGAGGCGCCATTCGGCAAGCCGCTCGCCGAGAGATGGACGTCATGACGGAAATGGTGAAAGCGATTCACGGTCAATTGGAAATTTGTCGCCTTACCGGCGGGGATTGTCCGCGTGGGCGGATTTGCGGCGACTGCGAAATCTGGACCGGTGGCGGCTTCCCACTTAAAGGTGGCGACCGAACCATCGGACAACGTGTATGTAAAAACCTTTCCGCGCCAGTTCACACTGAATGTGGTATCAGCGTGGCTGGAGTTATACGCCACGAGCACAATCGAACCATCGGGATTCTGGTACGCAACGTTTTCAATTGGTCCCACGATATTCGAATCGATTCGATGTGCGCCGGGGACAACAAATTTGGACGACTGCCCCAGCGCATAGTATTCGACTTCATACCGTACCGTAGCCGGCGTCGTTGACCAGTCAACGGTCGCTACACCCCGGCACGTGTGGCAACCATTACCGTTGGTAGGTCCGTCGTTCTGGTCCAGAACCATGTTCCACAGAATTACGCTTCGGGAGCCTTCCCGTACGGCCCCGATCAACAGGTTGTGCATATTGAAACCGAGGTTGTCATGAAAATTTGGAGCGGTGGTGATGCCGGTGCATTCCGTAAACCAGATGCCCTTGTCCGGAAAAAGCTCCTGAATCGCCCCCTGCGCAACATCTCTGTCTCCCGCATAGCAGTGGAAGGAAATGCCGGCGAGATAGCGTGAGGCATCAGGATCATTCAGTAGAGTTTCCGCATACGACTGAATGTCCCAATTGTGTTCCCAACCGAGAATCTGCGGTTTTAGCTCTTCCTCTTCTCTTCTGCCATCTCGATGCCGATGTTCCCAATCTCTTTCTCCGAGTTCATCCAGAGCAGGCCCCAGATGCTTCCCGATAAATTCTGCTTCCTGCGCAGCCGTAAGAAACTCTGTGGGATAACCGGTTCCGGCAAAAAAAGGTTCATTCTGAGCCGCCACAAAATGGGTCGGGATACCGTTCTCGCGATATGCTTCGATGAACTTGACGAAATATTGCGCCAGCGAATCATAGTACTTGGGATTAAATCCGCCGCTGCGCATCGAGCCATTTGTCTTCATCCATGCCGGAGGACTCCACGGTAACGCCATCACGCGCATGCGCGGATTAAACGCCAGGGCCTTCTGCAAAACGGGAATAATGTATGTTTTGTCGTGATCGATAGAAAACTGAAGCAGATCGGGATCGGTCTGGCCAGCCGGCAAATCGTCATAACTGTATTCCGTGAGCGCGAGATCGGTGGCTCCCATTGGTTGCCGCAAAAAATTCAGCCCGGCGCCCGCACTGGTAAACAGGTTTCGCATCAAGGCATCTTGCTGCCCAGCAGTCAGCTTTGTTCCTACCAGCCATGCAGACGAATCGGTAAAGGAGGCGCCGAAGCCATCCATCTTTTGATAACGCAGGCTATCATCCACGTGAATGGAAAGCGGGAGATCGGCCTGCGAGCTGAAAGGGATCGAGGGCTCAGCCTGCAAAAGAGCCGATTGATCTCCATTCGTTCGCACAACACTTACAGTCTGTGCCTGGAGCAAACCGGGCCATAGCATTAGGCTGATCATCATTCCCAGATTGATTCGAAACAGGACCAACTTCATCGAGAACCTCGTTTCCGAGAACCGGAGTACGTTACCGGCCTCTTAAGCGAGCGGCATTCTATACCATTTAGACAATCGTTTGTCTGAATATATTAAAAGACATTAATGTGTCCAAGTTGTTGTGACGATCTCGCAGAGCTTCTATGTTCTACTGGATTTCAACGATTACCATTCGTAAGAATCGACCTGGTGTTAAACATAGTGCAAGTAACTGAAAACAAAACCGCAATTTTGTTTTGGTGGAGGCGGCGGGAGTTGAACCCTTCGCGATGTTGAAAACACACAAGTTATTGATTCTACAAACGGATACAACGGATAAAACGGATACATTTCCAATTATTGCATGCAAAATGCATACAAAAGTCACTTGAGGGTTATGCTAGACATCGATTGCTTCCGTTAAAATCTTTCCAGACCCATGAACGACGCGAATATCTCTCCTGCCGGGCCTGGTCTCCAGTCCGCAGAATTTGAGGCTTTGCTCCAGCGGCTTGATCCCGACAGAGAGCGTGCCGGGGAAAAATACGAAGAGATCCGCCGCAAGCTGGTCAGGTTTTTTCGCTGGAACGATTGCTTTCCTGGTGAAGAGCTCGCCGATTGTGCCTTCGACCGCATGGCGCAAAAACTGGGTAGCGAGCAGGTTCGTGATGTTCCGGCGTTTCTCTGGGGTATTGCTAAAAATATTGTGCGTGAATTTCACAAGCAGCCGCCTGTCTTCAATCTTGAAGAATTACCCCCACGCCAGGAGCCTCG
It includes:
- a CDS encoding efflux RND transporter periplasmic adaptor subunit, which translates into the protein MAKRIFLTLGVAVVVIAALGYFKTRQIQAAVKANSFQPPPTAITTVVARQETWPTTLSVVGTMVAIHGVTVSADLPGTVDKINFDSGRPVQQGEILVQLDTRQERAQLAAVEAQRDLAKINYARYEELQRQGVISKQDYDKAMADQKQTEANVGEIRATIERKTIRAPFSGVLGIRQANLGQYLAAGSAIVPLQSLNPIYVNFS
- a CDS encoding TonB-dependent receptor; the protein is MRRRILLLVLSVLILSACTIAWGQTTSATLTGHVVDNSGAVVTGAQVVAISTETNVRYPGTTNGEGIYLLVNLKPGNYHIEVSKQGFSTSIKPDVVLHVQDVVAINFTLSPGSVAQTITVESGAPLLNTESSTMGTVIDSAKVLELPLNGRNFVQLAQLTPGVQAGTPGSITVRRGRGSLGQNDPGGAIGMSANGSRDTANRFYIDGVELMDYDAMTYPFSPSIDSLAEFKVETSTYSAESGGAPGGQVSIVTKSGGEHFHGTLWEFNRNDAFSQTYDALAHVDSKPPRLNRNQFGINVGGPVYLPKLYDGRGKTFFFFNWESGRLVQGSVPETKLVPTVAQRAGDFTGFTDSQGNPVVLKDKLNGCITANKITCPLSPQALAFLAFEPLPNASVVTNGVLVSDYNTPRGKSSPYQNNYDARIDRAFSPKDIVYGRYLFNDTFEASLPVWGHDTRNNLGRDQNVAFSYVHTFAPALINEARFGWNRFAEHEIFATTNDPNFDVANKMGLAGVSALPANFGPPDITISGGGSAGTWDTYNLQRQIGPRDRSNTIYQFGDTFSWQRGAHLLKFGAEIDRRNVTFEQARTPRGQFRFDGSYTGSALADFMLGYVRQAILNPVHTSTDLSDYWQAYFVNDQWKVLPQLTVNLGLRYDYFQPYTEAHDRYVNVQQTGLSLSPTAVAFTPHGTANSLPSPFGRALIAPDRKNFGPRIGVAWQPGGFLGKDFVIRAGYGIYYTPDISNIFFSMVEGFQATGVNITGSPTPTGKVLFSDRFDQVASTLGPFPFAPSVDPHLKSSYVQQWNLDLQHKIPGNILVDVGYVGSKGTRLDVTLPDINRPIQLVNPKSVPPPAPVNTRRPNQSFLRPVQGEMSIGNSIYHALQVKLERRTSHGLLFLTAYTYSKTISGPSDIGGAVGGGFFIGAPQDNFNLRADRSVSGFDQTHRFVETVIYDLPFFRHTSGITGSLLGGWQLGTIVSLQSGFPTMIDFGQDTTGTGLSSRADLLPGQNGNLSSGRTFQHWFNTSAFAAPANGRFGTSPRTDAIRMPGSENVDFSVNKQFRFQESRRFEVRGDIFNLFNHFNPTFISASANQSVVGASPNLKVGTPNFGKIGNGVNGIFQTRVIQVGAKLYF
- a CDS encoding carbohydrate-binding protein — its product is MKLVLFRINLGMMISLMLWPGLLQAQTVSVVRTNGDQSALLQAEPSIPFSSQADLPLSIHVDDSLRYQKMDGFGASFTDSSAWLVGTKLTAGQQDALMRNLFTSAGAGLNFLRQPMGATDLALTEYSYDDLPAGQTDPDLLQFSIDHDKTYIIPVLQKALAFNPRMRVMALPWSPPAWMKTNGSMRSGGFNPKYYDSLAQYFVKFIEAYRENGIPTHFVAAQNEPFFAGTGYPTEFLTAAQEAEFIGKHLGPALDELGERDWEHRHRDGRREEEELKPQILGWEHNWDIQSYAETLLNDPDASRYLAGISFHCYAGDRDVAQGAIQELFPDKGIWFTECTGITTAPNFHDNLGFNMHNLLIGAVREGSRSVILWNMVLDQNDGPTNGNGCHTCRGVATVDWSTTPATVRYEVEYYALGQSSKFVVPGAHRIDSNIVGPIENVAYQNPDGSIVLVAYNSSHADTTFSVNWRGKVFTYTLSDGSVATFKWEAATGPDFAVAANPPTRTIPAGKATNFQLTVNRFHHFRHDVHLSASGLPNGASARFEDDDEDGSEPVLRIRTSQSTFPGTYPITITASHHAVFRSAVVQLKVGPQESPFGSTFWPIPGRVEAENFDIGGEGIAYHDIDFFNDIEGGTYRPIEAVDIENSSDTGGGFDVGFTQPGGWMRYSVNVATSGLYTVAARVASQGSGGLFHVEVDNDAENDFDVDRGDRDDEDRDRDDEGHRRDDAVRVRATGVMHVPNTGGFQKWVTITSPVVRLSAGEHILMIVFDSKANRGGMGNFNWIDVEPVIAGASTPFLGPPAAIPGKIEAENFDIGGQNVAYYNEATTNQGGKYRPAERIGIETTSDVDGGFDVGFTSTSEWLNYTVNVAAPGTYTLHVRVASQPSGGTFHFALNGRDISGPIALPTTGGFQNWQTIDVPDVHLPGGVQVLQLIMDGPGSSGSVGNFNWFSFD